The genomic window ATCACTCAGGTTATCAggattcatcctgaggggaacatgaatgtatgCACCATATTTCgtggcaatccattcaatagttgcaAAATATTTCACTCACAAATACCATCCTCATGGTGGCacaatgaaaagtcagaggatcacaaAAGTCATTGCAATATGTCACCTAGGaactatgaatgtctgtatgaaattttacattttatgtttgaCCTACTGGTGGCGCTACAGGAAAAGTAAGgagatcaccaaaatcattaggattcatcttctgggcaTCCTGGATATCTGTACCGAATTCATGGCAATGtatccaatagctgttgagaccTTTCATAGTTTCATTTCATAATAACACCCCATCCCCCTGCCCCTCCCCTTGATATTTTTGCTGATTAAAGTACAGGATAAAATGTCATGAACATTGCAGTCTCTGGGggtcatatttttatgttttttaacaaatgtaTTGACTCATCCAGTGTTTAGACCAAATCTATCTCTTACTGTGTCCAATTGtcaaatgtttgtctttttatttaagCAGCACTTTGTAAATGTGCAAAAAGTTTCATACAGCAAAGATACGGTAATCACCTTTATAGCTGTATTATATCACCATTATAAGTGCATTACTGTTgctatgatatgatatataCTAATTTGAATGCACTTAACCTCTGCATGCCAGGTTTTCATAGAGTCAATTTTTTGTAttcttttctgtcagttaaatgaTGATTTAGATAAGAGTGAATGagtcttttttcatgtttttgtttcacgTTCCTCCTGCAGCGAGAGGCCGCCTCGCAAACCCGACCTGAGGTGAATACAGAGTGCTGACGTGTTCAAGAAaattatctatttatctatggTCTGACAAACAACTTACTTCCTGCTATTGATCAGTTGAAGTGGGAGAGTCTTTGTTTGACGTTTGTAGCAGCAGTTGTCTTTCTTATAAAACCATCTGCAGCTTCTgcttcagctgttttcagccgAGCTGAAACCTGCAGCCATCAAACTGTTTGTGTTGCTATAAAGACGAGAAGCAACATCGAGTCTAAGACACTAAATTTTCTATGCCGTTTGATGGTTTGGTGCTGGATTTGAAACAGCATGAAATAAAGAAGTCAAGAGACTAGTAAAAACATTCTCTTTTAGAAAGTATGAATtatatgtcactttatttcaTCACAAAGCCCCCAAAGTCCCaaaagattacattttttaatctaATATTTGCCTGCACAAGTTAGTatcttgtgtgcatgtaaggGATAAAAAATACATGATCTTTGGGGACTTTAGGGGCTCCCTAATATACATTTGTAGTGATGTGTCCAAATTAACAACTCAGAAGTCTTGATATGAAGTGAGTTGCTTTCCCAACAccaatttgttcatttttagtatttttacagttttcttttgGGCAAAttctaatcaatatttcatgCTGATCCTGATCCAGTGCTGCACCATTCTGGCTGAGCCTCACTTTCTACAAAGATGGCGGACGCTGCAACCACAAAATAAAGCTGCTGGAGGTCTGACTGCCATCAGATCCAGGTCAAACAGTATTTACAAATACTTTTAAGAGTTGGTGTTAGACTGACCAGGCACCACAGAGGTGGGGTTTGCCGTTCAGGACAGTATGATAGGTTACAAAATGTTTGAATGATCACAGATTTTGGTGTTGGGTTTTGTCAAAATCTCGGTGATCGAACCTCCTGATGCAGTAAACTCCACCGGCCtggtttttcatgcaggatgAACCAAACTTCAACTTACTTGCAAATACTATTTGACCAGTTGTGTCTGCCATAGCAGAATCTTGACCTGAAACCTCGACATTTTGGTGTTTAGTCAAATTCAGTAGAGTAGTGTTAAAGAGGCAAGTTCTCTCATTAAACTAGCTTTCCAACATTTGGGAAAATCTCTTGCTGTCCGTCTTCCCCAGACGATGATGAGAAGATGgatatcagtttcatctctgtgtgacTGGTACAGAGATAAGTCCAGTCCAATTTTAAAGATTGTGTTTCCTATGGCTGCTTCACAACAAAAGCTTAATTCAGCTCTGACACAAAGAGAGCCAACAGTGAGGCTGATATCAATGACATTAAACTGCATTAGATTACATGCATGCATCATTTTCCTGTGAATCCCTCATGCTTTGGAAGGAAATCTGAATCCTGTGCGGGAATGGCATACCCTGCCACAACTCATAAAAACTACCATACAGAGAGATAATTACAGcatgtaaatacattgaatcGCTACcataaataatatcaaaatggagtttgatttcatgaaaatcttaaggGTTACAACTTTAATGGAAGTTATTGCTCTCTTTTGGATTTAATCTGAAAATGTTCATGTAAATTTTTTCACCTTAAAACTCACTAAGATTTCCTACTATCCAgtgagtttgtgttttcaacatTCCTCCAATAACAACTGGACTTTTGAGATGCTACATGCCGTTACTGTGCCCAGGAGTCATTGGTCATCAagtacacctgtacacacctacACCTGTATaataaacaagataaaacatttaatcagaTAGCTTTGTATTTGTCAGgtgtatttctctcttttgagggagctaagctaacagtgtccccctgcttccagtctttgtactaagctaggctaaacacatcCTGGACCTGGATCACATCTCTGTACTGGATACTCAGAGATTCATTTTCTCATCTGACCCTGGGGAAGATGGAGAATGAGaggatttcccaaaatgttggcCTATTACTGTAACAGGAAATGTGAACCGAATGCTATCCTGACTTTGGAGGGTCGTTATTCGACCAGGTGACAGCAACATGGACAAGAAAAactcaaatacatttaaaatgtcaaggTTTCTGTGCATAAAGCAGGCATATGGAAAGGCTTAAAAGATAAAGGAATACATGGTTAATCCTCTGGTTAAGGTTTTATACTCACTCATGGGGATTATCATTAGAGGGGAATGGAAGAGTTTAGGCTTCTTGCACTGCAAAAAAAGTGTTCATCTTAACAAGTATGTTGACCTCATCTTCaatcttaaaatattttagaaagTCTTCAATTACAAGGCGTCATTTCAAGATGCCGACAGTTTTTTCAAACCATCTTGAAACTGAAAGAAGTACatgaaactgaatttgaatgaaggataaatatttcacatcacatacagtgtttcaaattaaatatgaaCAACTTGCTAAGATGGACAGAATTGCTGCAACAGTTTGGCCTTGTTGCTAATTTCCCCACAGTCCACTGAGGTGATTTTATTCTAAGACTAGATTCACAAGTACGCAAAGGGCTCAAAGTCTGCGTTTACACTGAGCTGATAGTGTAAATGAAACTGTCTGAATGAGTTTTTCACTGCAGCGGATttctaaaagaaacaaaacatatctTCTGAATGGCTCCTCAAACACTTGCACATTTCAATCAGCTTCTTCTTTTGGAGGCATTTTAGCTTTGTGAAGACTgatggagaaaaagacaaaatatcaGTAATTATGAATCTTCTGCAGCACCCAGCCCTAGCTCTTTATTACATCTTGAGTcttatttttctacttttggcCATGATATCTAAAACATTGCTATAACAAAGTTTGACAcgtcaagaaacacaagcagtcagaccCACAAGTtagtcaaacttatttggaagagaaaacaaaggtgaactgtaaaatgattattcaaacTGTCAggtgtaaacatccatcacagtttacagacctAATCCTACTTCAAATTTCACCTATGTTACTTACCATAGTTATGTGCATAGCATACACAGCTTTCCTGTGCGACATTTCAGGTGCCCTCACTTTCAGGTTTTAAGGTATTTTTCAAGTAACAAAGAGGCATCTTTGTGCAATAGAAATAAGAAACAACAAACTATCGTCACTGCTGCAACAGCTTGGATGAAAAGAACATGTACAATTTTTTCTCCAATTTTTGCGCAGACTGTTCCTATGCAAATTTATGAATGTTCAAACCAGGTCTGGTCAGAAAACATGGTTTAACTGAGTGGCTAAGCtattggcttgtttacaacatGTCTGATAGTCTGACTGCTTGTCTTCCTATCCCTGTCAAACGAATTATCCTTCAACCGCCCAAGGCATTTTCTACAAACCTTGTTTTAAAGGAGCTAAAACGCTtctcaaaaacattttgaagtgCAAGTGGATGAAGCCAACCTCCTCCTCACACAGGAAGACTGGGTTAACCTTCatgtctcttcctcctccttttttacctcctcctcttcctttgtGTAGCTCCCAGCTGGCAATGAAGTATCTGGATCCAGCTTTCACTCCTCTGACAAACGCTCTCAGCGAGGACCTGCAGAACTCCTCTAAATGGAGGTACAACAGCACTGCTTTTATACAGCAGAGGTAGgttacacactcatacacacacaatctccCTCTTTCCATCGTGTTTTCCTCGGGTGCTGAAAGCTTAGAATGCTTTTAGCACTTACAGCAGTAGTAGTAAAAATGCTTCAGTTATCTTGAGCAAAGATCACAACAATGTCACAGTAACAAAAAATAAGGCAGCATTCACATAGAACATGTATTGTTTACAAATAAGTTAATGTTGACAACAGATGGCTtatgttgttgtggtgtttgagTTTGAAAGCATTTTATTAAATCTGAATCCATTATAAAATCTTTTGAATTCCTTATCGGATTAATTTAGGTTAATCATTCAACAATGTaagttattatatttatatatgactTATGACTtgacttattttttattaaacgCATGAACATCTAATTTGGAGAGCAAGTTCAAATCAAGTCTTGAGTCTTGACAAAGCAAGTCTTAAGTCAACTCTCAAATCCTTGAGGACAGGTCTTAAGTCTCAAATCTTGTCAAAGCGGGTCTCAAGTCAGTCAAGACTTTGTCTCAAGTCCTTACAAAGTAGTCCTTGAAGGCAAGTCCAATTCAAGTCTCGAGTCAAGGCTTGAGTCTTGTCAAACCCAATCTAAAAAGTTTCAAGTCCTTGATGGCAAGTCCAAGTTAAGTCTTGAGTCAGTTTAGATAAGTCTTTGACAGGTTTTGTCAAAGCAAGTCTCAAGGTAAGTCTGAGGTCATGGAGGGCAAatccaagtcaagtctcaagtcgTGTTAAAGCTAATCGTTATGTCTCCAGTCTTTTAGGGCAAGTCCAAGTAAAATCTCAAGTTGAAGCTGTTGATAGTGGTTCTTCACATCATAGAGACAAAGTCCTTTCAGTGGAGAGGCCAAATAATTACATATTGATGGTTGATGATGCAAGTCCTTCCTGTCGCTttcttgtttttgctttcaagcctcaagtcaagtcaaatctcAAATAAGTCATGTATCTCAGCAGTCAAGTTCAAGTCAAGTTTCAAGTCCTCATTGTTATGGAGTCTCTCaattctctctgtctttagtCCATAAGTGTACTTGTCTATTTGGTCAAAACAGATCCATTAGTAGTAATGACAATGAAAGCCCTTGTGGAAGcagaagtgttttttgtgcaacCAGAGAGCCAAAATCATGTTCAGATTAAAAGATCATCAGGAAAAAAAgcatcagaaaatgaaacacttATTTTGATGCTGATGAATTTTAATATCACAAAATGTGGTTTAATCAGATCTGATGGGGCTAAATGGTTGAAAACAAAGCAGCGACAAAACAAGAGAACTGCATCTACAGCAACATTCTGCTCCTCCATCATCTACAAACATTAATATGCATACAAATCATGTTTAATGCAGATTGAgaattatatacagtacataatatCATCATAATCATTGTTTCCAATTAGACTGAAGGACATAATTTAAATGCAGAGTTGGTATTAActggttttattgtgtttatagtTAATCAGATCTGTGCAGTATGGGGTTTAAATCCTTCATCCACTGTTTgtcattattataattatttttacattttgtggtGGTCACAGTGCCAGCTGTCGTATCCACAGTAATGACTGCATAAAGAGCAAATCTGTAAAATAAGCTTAAATTACCTTACGTTGAGAACTGGAGGAGGTGGACATGTTAACAGCAACACCTGTAGTATACAGTGCATCCAATGCAATAAAGATTTGATTCAACTctatggtattttttttttttgtggttttcttatATTGGGTCTTTATATCGTAAGTTTCATATTATTTTGTCGACCTGGAACAACTTACAGTTGTCCAAACCCTGTAAATTTCCCTGTGCtatggtaaatatgaaaaaaCCCAATGTGCGAAGCTTGTGGAAGCTTACAGTGAGGCCGCAgtaatgaacaaaaacatctttgcaTCTTGCAGGAATGAGATTTCTCAGTACATCGACATTCCCCACAACTTCACGCTGACACGAAGCTCGGTGCGAATTGGACAGCTGATGCACTATGACTATTCGAGCCACAAGTATGTCTTCTCCATTGGCGAGAACTTCCGCTCACTCCTCCCCGAGGTCTCGCCAATCCTCAACAAGCACTACAACGTCTGCGCAGTGGTCGGCAACAGCGGCATCCTTACTGGCTCTCGCTGTGGTACCCAAATTGAGAAGTTTGACTTTGTCTTCCGCTGCAACTTTGCGCCGACAGAAATCTTTAAGAAGGATGTTGGGCGGCGGACCAACATGACGACCTTTAACCCGAGTATCCTTGAGAAATACTACAACAATCTACTGACTGTGCAGGACAGGAACAACTTCTTCCTAAGCTTGAAGAAGCTGGATGGTGCCATCCTGTGGATCCCGGCGTTTTTCTTCCACACGTCGGCCACAGTAACCAGGACACTGGTTGACTTCTTTGTGGAACATCGAGGTCAGCTGAAGGTCCAGCTGGCCTGGCCTGGAAACATCATGCAGTACATCAACAAGTGAGATAAATTACAATACTACAGTACATCCACAAATATCATCATGCAGTACATTAACAACAAAGACCCCACATGCAGgtgatttatttttcctttgctAAAGGCTTGTCTGtagctttcattttttaaaaagactccTAATTATCCTCTAGATTTTAGGAAACATTGCTCCAACATGAGCAAAAGgtgcatttgttgggaactattttcagtggtggactAACATACATATGGTGCTTAGTGAATATTTCTGGCAGTAGGACTGTGTGTtggattgagtcaaaataaactatgtGAATGTATTCatgataatgaaggaacatatcacccagtgcaacagtgtgactcactgatgtgtttttaataggttTTGGACAGCAAgggagctctacagcacagaagaacagtatatcaggctttggatacacagatTATACTTGCTTGTAGGATGAATTggattgaattgaattgttgattttcacagtttctcaaGCCCAGCCCTGTttcataaaaattaatttaattactaCTCAGTAGTTTTTGCTGATTACATTTTGGAACAAAACATTATTGCTGCATGGATTGATATGATCACTGGCAATGGTTTTTCTAGTCCAAGAAGTGCTTTAGTATGTTCTTGCACTGCGCAGCGGTCGTAGGGAAGTTCAGGGTGTAtagttgacatttttttattcagaGTCCGGCACCTTTCAGTGCTTTTCTACTTGTCAAAGTTGCTTCACACACAGTAAGTCCCCATTTAAACCTGGTGAGGCTGGTCAACTCTGTCTCCGAAAAATTACGTGTTACTCAGGACACAAACATGTCAGCacctgtcagtctgtctcttGTTTAGTTCGTccctctttctctatttctgtctttctgtttaaATGTCCCTGTATATCACTGTTAGTGACAAACATGTGGTTGTATTGTATTGAGCGGTGCTCTATATGGCAAAGAGGAGATTTAGACTCCAAAGCTGGATTATAAGGAAACAGCTATTTAGTGAAAGGTATGGCACAGAGCTGTAACTGTGTGTGGAGAGGGATTTAAGTCTGGTGCTTATAGTGATGTAGTGGTAGAATAGGCTCCTCGTACAGTACCCTAATCTTTACCAATCCCATTAAATCTACCTGCTCTGGAAGAATTACCACGTTTAAGCAGCTCAGACGGCTTTCAGCACATCGAGGACTTGTGGAGAGGCTTTTGTTGAGGCCAGTTTGGAGAGTTTCCCCTCTGTGACGCTGCAGACTGAAAGCATCAGCAGTGGtcaaattagtttttttatatatatatatttgaagtCACTCCTTTCAGTAACAGCTTAGTCCCATAATTTTTATGAATGGCATGTAGGAACATGTTGACAAAACCTGCCACAAGCACACAGTCCAAGGTTAtctctttgatttttatttttgcaaatgGTTATagtaaaatcttattttcacatggatatgaaaatattttttgccaGAGCTTCACATGTTTAATactcaaaataaacataaaattcaAAACGATGGGAAAAAAATTACACTGAATCATCAGTGTAAGAGCAGACTGAATTTAGTTGTTTTATTCCTTTATGTTATTTACATTCCACcttaatatttatatgaaaaattcAGCTCTTGAAAATACAGCTCTTTAAATTGTTCTCCTCACTTGTACTTAATAGCTACTGGAAAACCAAGCAGCTGTCGCCGAAGCGCCTCAGCACCGGGATCCTGATGTACACGCTGGCATCCTCCATGTGTGACCAGATCCACCTGTACGGCTTCTGGCCCTTTGGCTGGGACCCAAACACGGGTAAGGAGCTGCCATACCACTACTATGACAAGAAGGGCACCAAATTCACCACCAAATGGCAGGAGTCTCATCAGCTCCCAGCCGAGTTCAAGCTCCTCTACAAGATGCATACGGAGGGACTGTTGAAGCTCTCCCTTTCCCACTGCGCTTAGGGCTAGTACTGCAGCAAGTACAGCGCTTCTTCAAACTCCTCTCCAACGCTTCCACAGGCCAGAGTTATAGAAACTACCAAACAGACAAGCAAAAGATTTATGTGGTTTTGTCAAAAGCAAAATCTTGGCTATAAGGCTGGCTTGGCACAAGGGGTTCTTAAACTGTTTTTAGCCCAAGATCCTTGAGCAAAAGCCCATAATCCTGTGCTCAAAGTGAACAGCAGCTTGAGAAACAAGGAGTCTATTAATTTTCTACTGCTCAAGAAACTTAAGGTGATGAggactgcagtttgtttgttgaaaAAGGAGACTGCAGCTGGACTTTTAAGCAGTGTTGCTCCTCAGCAGAATATCACAAGCTTGTATTGCTCAATGGTGTTTATATCAAATCAACAGATTGCTTGTGTAACATCAAGACAGTGTTCAGGCCGACATTCAGACTGTGTGAAAAAACGCAGACCCCTCGTTCACTTCAATGAGAGCACTGTTTTTGCACAGCAATGTCCTGACACGGAGGACTCCAGCAAAAAAGACACAGGTCATCTGGCAAACCTGGCTCCACTTTTGAGGCAATGTAATGCAACATCATCTGGCAAGGTGCTATGTAGATATGTGCAAGAGCTcattcctggtagattactCTGTACTATGAACAGGGTAATTCTACTGTGTACCACGCAATTGTGGAGACAGAGGATAAAACGACTGTCACCATGGTAACGTTCCAGAGTGATAAATCCTGTCTCATATTATTATGAACAGCTGTGCAGTATTTTGGTGTTTGATAGACCTTTAAACTCATTGGTCTTTTATCCAAACTGGACTTATTTCCTAAAGAAATATACCAATAACATCACGGtcccttgtgtttttttaatgcagtgctGTTTTCGGTCTGAACGTCTTGTAAGACAGTAATGTGGTTGCTCGCAGTTTGACTCATACTTACCCTAAACTTTTCTTATGCCAGGGTCAGACTACACAGTGATTTTTGCCTTGTTAGATGGTCTTTGTGTCATCACAGAGTCATAAATTCTTCCGTGACACAACATGTATGACGTTCAAGGGTGGTCAGGAAGGAGGTCCCAGACTGATTTCACTGTTCCACTGAATGGTTCCAACAACATCATTGCTCTTACCATTCTTCTTGTTTACAGTTGTGCACAGAAGAGTGATCTGTGCTCCTGTTGGTTAATGTCACAGTACATATCATAGAAATTGTCAAACTAGGCCAGTTGCCCCCTACGCTAACTTTTTGTTCCCAAGGTCCCATGTCTGTTGGGTAGGGCCATTATCAGGCTGATTTTGTGTAGTCTGATCCTAGCATTAGTCATACTGATCTGTAGTCTGAAAACAAAGAGCAATGATGTTAGCTTCTTTCAAATCAAGAAAAACCTTGTCACTGACTTTAATTTCAGAACAGGACTCACCAAAAAAATAGTTAACATATGTCAAATGGGTGTGTCATCATCATGTGTCAGTACCAGAAACAGTTTTGCTGCACTTTTTGGTTTACAAATGATTGTTTTATAGGAGAATACTATAGGGCTTGTGCTTGCTCCATTTGGCAGTGGTacactttaaattaaatacatctTAAATTTACGCATTTGGCTCTTATACAACTTAAAATGAgtgcaaaattaaaataaactaacCATAGATGAGTCATACGCATGGTAATTTAGTCAAATGATTATagaaaatttcaatttgttaCCCAGATTTCAgtgcatttcattttaaagctgcattcactgattttttttttattattatttttattttcatttttttgccacttgggggcacAAGTTGAAACCACAACCTTGATCATCTCATAAAATTGTTATGGGTAATGCGAGCTGTCAACAGTAGTTACACTTCTAGCAGACACAGAGTAACGTTGGAGTTGTGTATGTGTCGCCCTGATGATTAAAGGTCCAATATtgactctccttttagctctgatttggtctccaccaactcctgagaaaaatatctggctctttagctgctcgTTGTTCCCCTTTCTTCACTAGCTAGTTGCTTACTTTTCTGTCAGCTGGGCAGGAAGTGTACAGTGGTTTACTGGAGCTtatttgctgaaaacagctgcctgcagctGCTAGcaacaaggttgatgagagcagagcTTTGGGCtggaaaacagcaacaacaaacaattatCCTAAAGAGAGTAAAATGTTTCATAGAGCTGATGGGAGAACCGAAGAGAgtttggtgataattctctgtgcgTTTGTCAGTATGAGTGACATCATATTCATATTACACGTAGTTATTTGATTCATggttaatatgaaaaatatttctaagtgcagctttaaaatcaACCCACTGTCAAGAGACCTCAGATGTATTCAGTTTGACAAATTAAAACCAGAAGTTTCAACAGAACCTCTTTGATGGCACTATCAAGAACTGAGGACCTCCACTATGGCCACTGGAGTGTGTGCTATGTAAGGGTAAGGGTATGGAACATACAACATGCAAAAGAGCATAACTATAAGAGCAAAGGCTATTGAATATCATTAGCTGTTTGTTACTGAAAGCTGAAAACTTTACTACAGCACAACTACAACTACAATAACTGGCACAATCATAAACTGTGAGGACTAAACTGAGTCAGGTTGTGTGTCCACGTGGCATCTTTAATGGGCAGAGAAGCACTGAAAGTGTGTGAGAACAAGAACATGAAAAACCGAGAGCTGTTCACACACTTTTTAATaaggctgtcactttttatttgatatatttgaaaTCTTGTTTGTATTTGAGAAAGTCAGTCTGTAATTATATGTCCATATACAAAACCGTCATAGTGTATAAACGCAAGAGGCCATGCCTTGTACTCCAGCGGGGGTTACACTGTCTCTTTAATCTATTGCATGCTCTGTGACCTTAATAAACTAGGCTATTGCCCTCTTTCTCAATGGAAAATTGAGGAAACTACCTAGTCATAGAGATACAAAACCACTGATGTCAAAATTGTGGATAAAGGTAAGGCTATTTTCCAGCTTTGTGAAATGCAGCTGAGCAATCATGGTAGCTTGCTACCTATTGCTGGCAGCTTAGTTTAGAATTAGAATTAGGttatgtatgtgtttgaatTAATTCAAACTATTTATGTGCTtctttctcattcatttgagcttgatttcttttttaaagtgaCAGCCCTTACTACtttgtaaacattactgttaGCTAGCTGGTTGAAAAGTCAGCATT from Thunnus maccoyii chromosome 19, fThuMac1.1, whole genome shotgun sequence includes these protein-coding regions:
- the st8sia3 gene encoding sia-alpha-2,3-Gal-beta-1,4-GlcNAc-R:alpha 2,8-sialyltransferase isoform X1: MRCAWVLAVSSSWTWPVSDPLVRGGRCPQRGKMVRIASALGLVMFSVALLILSLISYVSIKKDFLLSTPRYGPNGGPRMYMFHAGFRERPPRKPDLSSQLAMKYLDPAFTPLTNALSEDLQNSSKWRYNSTAFIQQRNEISQYIDIPHNFTLTRSSVRIGQLMHYDYSSHKYVFSIGENFRSLLPEVSPILNKHYNVCAVVGNSGILTGSRCGTQIEKFDFVFRCNFAPTEIFKKDVGRRTNMTTFNPSILEKYYNNLLTVQDRNNFFLSLKKLDGAILWIPAFFFHTSATVTRTLVDFFVEHRGQLKVQLAWPGNIMQYINNYWKTKQLSPKRLSTGILMYTLASSMCDQIHLYGFWPFGWDPNTGKELPYHYYDKKGTKFTTKWQESHQLPAEFKLLYKMHTEGLLKLSLSHCA
- the st8sia3 gene encoding sia-alpha-2,3-Gal-beta-1,4-GlcNAc-R:alpha 2,8-sialyltransferase isoform X2, which translates into the protein MRCAWVLAVSSSWTWPVSDPLVRGGRCPQRGKMVRIASALGLVMFSVALLILSLISYVSIKKDFLLSTPRYGPNGGPRMYMFHAGFRSQLAMKYLDPAFTPLTNALSEDLQNSSKWRYNSTAFIQQRNEISQYIDIPHNFTLTRSSVRIGQLMHYDYSSHKYVFSIGENFRSLLPEVSPILNKHYNVCAVVGNSGILTGSRCGTQIEKFDFVFRCNFAPTEIFKKDVGRRTNMTTFNPSILEKYYNNLLTVQDRNNFFLSLKKLDGAILWIPAFFFHTSATVTRTLVDFFVEHRGQLKVQLAWPGNIMQYINNYWKTKQLSPKRLSTGILMYTLASSMCDQIHLYGFWPFGWDPNTGKELPYHYYDKKGTKFTTKWQESHQLPAEFKLLYKMHTEGLLKLSLSHCA